The Gemmatimonadales bacterium sequence GGCTCGAGGTGGCGCCGGCCGTGCGAGACCTGGTGGCTGCGTCCCTCGAGGAAGAGTTCGAGTCACGCAGCGCCGCCTTGCGGGCCGAATACGAGCAGAAGCTGACCGACCTCCGCGCCAGCTACCCGGCGCAGATGGCCCGGCAGCTCGCCACGGCACTGCTCTCGAAGGCCGGCGGGTCGGCCGCGGTGGCGGAGTTCCTGGCGGAGCTCCCGGCTGCGACGATGCCGGCCAACGGCAACGCAGTCGCAACGGCACCAGCGGCACCAGCGCCAGCGACGAAGGCACCCGCGCCCGCTGCCGTACCGCCCGCCGCGGCTCCCGCCGCCGTGGCGCCGGCACCGACACCGGCCGCTGAGGTGGAAGAGGACGAGGGCATGGTCCTCGAGGCGTATATCGACTCCGCCCGGTGCACCAGCTGTGACGAATGCACCAACATCAGCAAGAAGCTGTTCGCCTACAACGCCGACAAGCAGGCCTATATCAAGGACGCGGCGGCGGGGACATTCAAGCAACTGGTGACCGCGGCCGAACGGTGCCCGGTGTCCATCATCCACCCGGGCACCCCGCTCAACCCGAAGGAGAAGGACCTCGACAAGTGGATTGCGCGCGCGGCAAAGTTCAACTGAGCGTCCGTTGATGCGCTCACCAGGATTCCGGCACGGCGTCCACCCTCCCGAGGCAAAGGAGCTGACTCATCAGCTCCCGATCCGTCGGATGCCGTACCCCGACGAGATCGTGCTTCCGCTGCGCCAGCATGCCGGAAAGCCGGCCAAGCTCTGCGTGCAGGTGGGCGACCACGTCGAGCGGGGCGACCCGGTCGGACTGGCCGACGGCTGGGTGTCCGTCCCCATCCACTCGTCGGCGGCCGGCCGGGTGACCGACATCGGCATGTGGCCCCATCCCGACGGCACCATGGCCACCGCCGTACGGATCGCGGTGGACCGGTACGCCGCACAAGTCCCGCGGCCCCGGATGGTGCCGCATTGGGAGGGGCTGTCGACCGATGACGTGGTGCGCGCGGTGCAGGACGCGGGCGTCGTTGGGCTTGGCGGGGCCGCCTTCCCCACGCATGTGAAGCTGGCTCCGCCGGCTGATTTTCCGGTCCATACGCTCATCATCAACGGCGCCGAGTGCGAGCCGTACCTGACGTCCGACCACCGGACCATGGCGGAGTACCCGGCGCGGGTCATGTTCGGGATCCGGGTGATGATGCACACCATGAAGGTGAGCAAGTGCGTGGTGGGGGTGGAGCGGAACAAGCCCGACGCGATCGACGCGCTGCGCGGCGCACTTCCCGCCGACCTCGACATCACGATCCTGCCGCTGACCGTGAAGTATCCGCAGGGCGCCGAGAAGATGCTGATCCAGGCAGTCACCGGGGTTGAAGTTCCGTCCGGCAAGCTGCCGGTGACGGTCGGCGTGGTGGTGCAGAACGTCGGGTCGGTCGCCGCGATTGCGGAGGTGTTCGAAACCGGACTCCCGCTGATCGAGCGAATCGTGACCGTCTCGGGGCACGGCCTGCTGCGGCCGGCCAACCTCATCGTGCCGGTGGGCACCAAGCTGCGGGACCTGCTGGACTATTGTGGCGGGCTGGCGCCCGACGCCGCGGAAGTGATCATCGGCGGGCCGATGATGGGGCAAGCCCAGGCCAACCTCGACGCCCCGGTCCTGAAGGGCACGACGGGCGTGGTGGTGCTGCAGCGGCACGAGACCCGTCTCGAGAAGGTGTACCCCTGCATCCACTGCGGACGCTGCCTCGACGCCTGCCCCGTCTTCCTCAATCCCTCGCTCCTGGGGGACCTGGCCCGGGTCAGCCGGTATGACGACATGACCGACGCCCACCTGGCGGACTGCATGCTCTGCGGCTCCTGCTCCTACGTGTGCCCCTCCAACATTCCGCTCTCGCAACTCTTCCAGGCGAGCAAGGTCGCGCTCCGGCGCGCCGCCGCGGGGGCGGCATGAACGCGCCTCGTCAACCCGGCCTGGTCATCACGGCGTCGCCGCATGTGCGATCGCAGGATTCGACGCCGGTCATCATGTGGAACGTTGTGGGGACGCTGGTGCCGGTCATCGGGGCGGCGGCGTGGTACTTCGGCATCAGCGCGCTGCTGGTGATTTCGGCCGCTGCACTCGGCGCCCTGGTGACCGAACGGCTGTTTGGCCGGGGCGGTTCGCTCGCCGACGGATCGGCGGTCATCACCGGCCTCCTCCTTGGACTTACCCTGCCCGCCGGGATGCCGCTCTGGATGGCCGCCCTTGGCGGGGCATTCGGGATCGGCTTCGGGAAGATCGTCTGGGGCGGCCTCGGGCAGAACGTCTTCAACCCCGCCCTGGTGGGCCGCGCCTTTCTGCAGGCGGCGTTCCCCGTCGCCATCACCACCTGGCCCACCGGCGGCGGGTCGTTCTGGACCCTGCGGGGCGACCTCTTCGCGCTGCCATTCATGCATCCCGTCACCGACGCCATCACATCCGCCACGCCGCTCGGGCTGCTCAAGTTCGAGGGCAAGGGCACCGACCTCGCGCACCTGGTCATGGGAAACACCGGCGGATCGCTGGGTGAGACTGCCGCCATCGTGATCCTGGCCTGCGGCGCCTATCTGGCCTTCCGCGGGTACCTCAACTGGCGGATTCCCGTCAGCATCTTCCTGACCGTCGCCGCGCTCAGCACCGTGATCCACCTCGTGGACGCGCAGCGCCCCGACGCCCTCTTCATGCTCTTCTCCGGCGGCCTGATGCTCGGCGCGGTGTACATGGCGACCGACATGGTCACGTCGCCGGTCACCAACCGCGGTCGCTGGGTGTTCGGCGCCGGGGTCGGTGCACTGGTGGTAGTGATCCGGCTATGGGGCGGCCTGCCCGAGGGCGTCATGTACGCGATCCTGTTCATGAACGCGCTGGTGCCGTTCATCAATCGCGCCACACAGCCCCGGGTATTCGGCACCGCGCGCAGGGAGGCGGCATGACCATGCCGCACTCACACGGCGCCCCTGCCACCGCCACTCCACGTGCCAGCACCCCGGCGTGGCGCCTGGTGGCCACGCTGGCCGTGGCCGGCGCCATGTCCGGCCTGCTGGTCTCCTCGGTGTACCAGTGGACCCTCCCCGCCATCGAGCAGCATGCGGCGGAGCGGGAGAAGGCGGCGGTGTACGAAGTCCTCGGCGCACCGGCGCGGTGGGACACGCTCTACCTGGTGGATGACGCGCTGACCCGGACCGCCCCCGCCACGAAGGGGGTCGCGCGCACGCCTCGCGCCTTCGTTGGCTTCGATACCGACGGGAAGGAACTGGGGGTGGCCATCACCGGCACCGAGCCCGGCTTCCAGGACAACGTGACCATCATGATCGGGTTCCGGCCGGCCACCGGCGAGCTCATCGGCTTCCGCGTACTGGAGCAGAAGGAAACGCCGGGCCTGGGCGACAAGATCGAGAGCGACACGGCGTTCACCAGCCAGTTTGCCGGACGGATGCCCCCGTTGCGTGGGGTGAAGGGCGCCACCAGCGGCGGGAAGGACGAAGTCCAGACCATTACGGGCGCCACGATCTCCTCGCGCGCGGTGGTGCGGATCATCAACAACGCCATCGCCAGGTGGAGCCCGCTCCTCGCCGCCTGGGAAGAGGGAGGTGCCCAGTGACCGACGGCGCGCCCGCCACCCCCGCCAGTCCGCCGGAATTCGTTCCCGGCGCCCCACCCCCGGCCGCGTTCAGCGCGGACGTGTGGCGGGGCATCGGGCGGGAAAACCCCGTGCTGATCCAGATGCTGGGGCTCTGTCCGTCCATGGCCGTCACCAACACCCTGGCCAACGGCCTCGCGATGGGCGCGGCCACGCTCCTGGTGCTCGTGGGCTCGGAGGTGTTCGTCTCGCTGTTCCGCAAGGTGATCCCAGGTGAGGTTCGCATCACCTCCTACGTCCTGATCATCGCCACCTTCGTGACCGTCGTGGACCTGCTGCTGGCCGCCACCTTTCCGGATATCAGCAAGGCGCTGGGCCCGTTCATGCCGCTGATCGTCGTCAACTGCATCGTCCTGGGGCGCGCCGAGGCATTTGCGGCGAAGGTCCGGCCGGTGCGCGCCCTGGCCGACGGCATCGGCATGGGCCTGGGCTTCACCCTGACGCTCGTCGTCATCAGCGGCATCCGCGAACTGCTCGGCCGCGGGTCGCTCCTGAACGTCAACGTCTTTGGCCCGCACTTCGAGCCCTGGGTGTTCATGGTGATGCCGCCGGGCGGGTTCCTGACCCTTGGCATCCTCATGCTCGGCCTGGCCTGGTTCGCAGAGGCGCGCCGGCGGCGCGCGAAGGCGGTCGCATGAGCAACCTCGCATGGATCTTCGTCTCGACGCTGCTGGTCAGCAACTTCACCCTGGCGATGTTCCTGGGGCTCTGCCCCTTCTTCGGGGTCACCTCGAAGATCGACACCGCCTGGCGGCTGGGAGCGGCGAACACCTTTGTGATGCTGCTGACCGCGCTCGGGGCCTGGACCCTCAACACCTACGTGCTCACCCAGGTGCCGTTCCTCCGCACCATCGCGTTCATCGTGGTCATCGCCTCGGGCGTCCAGATCGTGGAGATGGCGATCAAGAAGTTCTCGCCCACGCTGTTCCGGCAGCTGGGCATTTTCCTCCCGCTGATCACCACCAACTGCGCGATCCTCGGCCTGGCGCTCTTCCAGACCGCCCGTCAGTACACCCTGGCCGAGTCGATCGTGTTCGCGCTCGGCGGCGGCGCCGGGCTGACGCTGGCCCTCTCACTCATGGCGTCGATCCGGGAGCGCATGGACGTGGCCGACGTGCCGGTCGTGGCCCGGGGCATGGGTCTGGTGCTGGTGGTGGCCTCCGTGCTGTCGATGGCGTTCATGGGATTCGCCGGCATGGGGAGCGCACCATGAGCATCACTGTCATCGCCGTCGCGCTCTGCGCCGGGATGTTCGTCCTGTTTGGCCTCCTGCCGCACCGCGGCTGCGATGGACACTGCAGCGGATGTGGCCGCTCCTGCGAGCGGTATGACCACGAAGGAGACACCGATGTCGGATGACCTCTTCCGGCGGCGCCCCACCCGGCGCGAATTCCTCGCGATCGGCGGCGGCGTGTTCGTCGCCCTCTCGCTCCCGCTCGCCCTCCGGCGGCGTGTGCAGCTGTTCCGGCGATCCTTCCCCGTCATGGGGACCATCGCCGAGGTACAGGTGGCGCACCCGGACCCGCGGCTGGCGGAGGCGGCCATCGATGCCGCCATGGCGGAGCTCCAGCGGGTGGAACGGGTCATGACCCGGTTCCGGCCCGACTCGGACATCGGACGGGTGAACGCCGGCGCGGCGGTCGAGGGAGTCACCGTGTCAGCGGAGACCGCCTTCGTCATCCAGTCGGCACTGGCCTGGTCCTCCGTGAGTGACGGCGCCTTTGACCCCGCGCTGGGGTCGGCATCGGCCCTGTGGGATGTCCTGCACCGTGAGGAACCACCGGCGGACAAGTCGGTGGCCCGGCTGGCCTCGCGCGGACTGTGGCGGAAGGTGGATCTCTCGCGGGCAGGCGGGACGCACCAGGTGCGGTTCAACGACCCCGACGTCCAGCTCGATCTGGGCGGGATTGCCAAGGGGTACGGCATCGACCGGTCGGTGGCAGCCCTGCGCAATCTGGGCGTGCAGCACGCTATCGTGACGGTCGGTGGGGACCTCTACGCCCTGGGCAACGCCCCCGACGGGGCCCCCTGGGAGGTCGGCATTCGCGACCCGCACCAGCTCGACCGACTGGCCGGCCGGCTCGCCGTGACCGACCGCGCCGTGACCACGTCCGGGGACTACGAGCGGTACTTCACCTGGCACGGCGTGCGGTACCACCACCTGATCGACCCCCGCACCGCGGCGCCCCGCCGATCC is a genomic window containing:
- the rsxC gene encoding electron transport complex subunit RsxC, whose amino-acid sequence is MRSPGFRHGVHPPEAKELTHQLPIRRMPYPDEIVLPLRQHAGKPAKLCVQVGDHVERGDPVGLADGWVSVPIHSSAAGRVTDIGMWPHPDGTMATAVRIAVDRYAAQVPRPRMVPHWEGLSTDDVVRAVQDAGVVGLGGAAFPTHVKLAPPADFPVHTLIINGAECEPYLTSDHRTMAEYPARVMFGIRVMMHTMKVSKCVVGVERNKPDAIDALRGALPADLDITILPLTVKYPQGAEKMLIQAVTGVEVPSGKLPVTVGVVVQNVGSVAAIAEVFETGLPLIERIVTVSGHGLLRPANLIVPVGTKLRDLLDYCGGLAPDAAEVIIGGPMMGQAQANLDAPVLKGTTGVVVLQRHETRLEKVYPCIHCGRCLDACPVFLNPSLLGDLARVSRYDDMTDAHLADCMLCGSCSYVCPSNIPLSQLFQASKVALRRAAAGAA
- a CDS encoding RnfABCDGE type electron transport complex subunit D; the protein is MNAPRQPGLVITASPHVRSQDSTPVIMWNVVGTLVPVIGAAAWYFGISALLVISAAALGALVTERLFGRGGSLADGSAVITGLLLGLTLPAGMPLWMAALGGAFGIGFGKIVWGGLGQNVFNPALVGRAFLQAAFPVAITTWPTGGGSFWTLRGDLFALPFMHPVTDAITSATPLGLLKFEGKGTDLAHLVMGNTGGSLGETAAIVILACGAYLAFRGYLNWRIPVSIFLTVAALSTVIHLVDAQRPDALFMLFSGGLMLGAVYMATDMVTSPVTNRGRWVFGAGVGALVVVIRLWGGLPEGVMYAILFMNALVPFINRATQPRVFGTARREAA
- a CDS encoding RnfABCDGE type electron transport complex subunit G, with protein sequence MTMPHSHGAPATATPRASTPAWRLVATLAVAGAMSGLLVSSVYQWTLPAIEQHAAEREKAAVYEVLGAPARWDTLYLVDDALTRTAPATKGVARTPRAFVGFDTDGKELGVAITGTEPGFQDNVTIMIGFRPATGELIGFRVLEQKETPGLGDKIESDTAFTSQFAGRMPPLRGVKGATSGGKDEVQTITGATISSRAVVRIINNAIARWSPLLAAWEEGGAQ
- the rsxE gene encoding electron transport complex subunit RsxE, whose translation is MTDGAPATPASPPEFVPGAPPPAAFSADVWRGIGRENPVLIQMLGLCPSMAVTNTLANGLAMGAATLLVLVGSEVFVSLFRKVIPGEVRITSYVLIIATFVTVVDLLLAATFPDISKALGPFMPLIVVNCIVLGRAEAFAAKVRPVRALADGIGMGLGFTLTLVVISGIRELLGRGSLLNVNVFGPHFEPWVFMVMPPGGFLTLGILMLGLAWFAEARRRRAKAVA
- a CDS encoding Rnf-Nqr domain containing protein, which codes for MSNLAWIFVSTLLVSNFTLAMFLGLCPFFGVTSKIDTAWRLGAANTFVMLLTALGAWTLNTYVLTQVPFLRTIAFIVVIASGVQIVEMAIKKFSPTLFRQLGIFLPLITTNCAILGLALFQTARQYTLAESIVFALGGGAGLTLALSLMASIRERMDVADVPVVARGMGLVLVVASVLSMAFMGFAGMGSAP
- a CDS encoding FAD:protein FMN transferase, whose translation is MSDDLFRRRPTRREFLAIGGGVFVALSLPLALRRRVQLFRRSFPVMGTIAEVQVAHPDPRLAEAAIDAAMAELQRVERVMTRFRPDSDIGRVNAGAAVEGVTVSAETAFVIQSALAWSSVSDGAFDPALGSASALWDVLHREEPPADKSVARLASRGLWRKVDLSRAGGTHQVRFNDPDVQLDLGGIAKGYGIDRSVAALRNLGVQHAIVTVGGDLYALGNAPDGAPWEVGIRDPHQLDRLAGRLAVTDRAVTTSGDYERYFTWHGVRYHHLIDPRTAAPRRSAIHSVTVQGENAMHADAAGTAVFGMPADAALRVARRVLTDAEVTPLT